GCTTTGATACCATGCGCCCAAACAACGGTTCGGAGGATATCGTGAAAGCTAGAAGACTAACCACATACGCGCTCGCCGCATTGGTATTGTTATTTTTCAGTGCGCTCCCAGCGACGCTCCACGCGCAGAAAATCAAGGTCGGTTATTGGACCAGCGGATTTAGCCTGGGCTTTGGCGCGGTGATGGAGCAGCTCAAATTCGCCGAGAAGGAAGGCCTCGACGTCGAGTGGGTCAAGTTCGCCGAAGTCAACGGTCCGACCCGCGCCATCGTCACCAACTCCATCGACTTGGCTTTCGCCGCGCCGTCGACCAACTCCATGGCGGTCGCCGCCGATGGCGTACCGGTAAAAATCGTCCTGGCGACGCAGATCGCTGAAGCCCAGATCGTCGTTCTCGACAACTCGCCGATCAAAAGCGTCGCCGAATTGAAGGGCAAAAAGATCGGCATGTCGCCCGCCGGCAGCGCCACCCACGCGCTGGCCACGGCGATATTCGATCAGAACTTCAACATCAAGCCCCATGAATTCACCGTCGTGCCGGGCAACGAAGCGCGGCTGGCGCAGTTCCTCACGCAGCGGGAAATTGACGCAGCGGTGATCCGCTCGGTGACCATCGCGCAAATGGACGAAGTCAAACTACGCTACTTGGCGCCGGTCGTCGACGAATGGAAAAAACTCACCAAGGGAAACGCCGCGCCCATCCTGGCAGTGACCATCGTCTACAGTGACTACCTGGCGAAAAACGCCCAAGCCGTAGCGAAGTTCATCGCCGCGGCGCGCAAAGCCGTCGACTATGGTTCGAAGAATAAACCCAGGGTCGCCGAGCTGCTGCAAAAAGTCGCCAACATGAACAGCACCGACGCGCGCGCCTATGCCGACCAATGGGACGGCGCCTACATGGCGACCTTCGAGCCCCAAGACATCACGTCGCTCAAGCGTATGCATGAGATCGTCAAGGCCGAAGG
This sequence is a window from Deltaproteobacteria bacterium. Protein-coding genes within it:
- a CDS encoding ABC transporter substrate-binding protein; this translates as MRPNNGSEDIVKARRLTTYALAALVLLFFSALPATLHAQKIKVGYWTSGFSLGFGAVMEQLKFAEKEGLDVEWVKFAEVNGPTRAIVTNSIDLAFAAPSTNSMAVAADGVPVKIVLATQIAEAQIVVLDNSPIKSVAELKGKKIGMSPAGSATHALATAIFDQNFNIKPHEFTVVPGNEARLAQFLTQREIDAAVIRSVTIAQMDEVKLRYLAPVVDEWKKLTKGNAAPILAVTIVYSDYLAKNAQAVAKFIAAARKAVDYGSKNKPRVAELLQKVANMNSTDARAYADQWDGAYMATFEPQDITSLKRMHEIVKAEGGIKKDPPESAFDAGAYQLSKKIK